A region of the Clavelina lepadiformis chromosome 9, kaClaLepa1.1, whole genome shotgun sequence genome:
AGTGATTGCACCCAAACGGAAATTGCACCCACAAGGAATTATACCCGAAAGCAATTGCACACGTTCGGGCTTTGGGTCTGCAAGAAACAAGTACCTCGGCTCCTTAGCTCTAAAACCGTGTGGGTGCAATCTAATTCCGTGTGGGTGCAATCTCATGTGGGTATAATCTCGTATTGGTTTAATCTAGTGTGGATGCAATTACGTGGCCAACGTTAGAGTGAATgtcatttacacaaaaagaaaCCAAAACACGCTCTTTAGAATGTGTCATTCAACGCTAGATATTGCGCAGTTgtgaatattttttcaacCTTGTGCATTGGGAAGCTGCCGTGACTGCCAGCTTCATTTCTACCTATTCCTTTGTACAAGGGACATTCTCTCTTGGCGTTAAGGACAATCATCTCTCCAGCCGAGAAAAAAAGATCCTCcttttcaccggaaaaattttcaattgccCGATACGTTAAGGGAAGTCCCCGGTCGAAAAACATTCGATAATCAATGGAGCGTGACCTAAAAGTAGCATCACCTGACGATTGCATGAGCTGCGTAGCAAGACGGGCGATCTGTAACCGAAAAAGAATAGACTGATCGACCAAATGGACTTTCAAACGAACATTCCCGTAGAACCACGCGAACTCATTTGCTAACAACTTATAAAGGGTTAAAAAAGGTATTCCACGAAGTTTTGTCAAAGACAAACGCAACAAATTAGGCTACCAAGAACTTACATTAGAACTGTATGTTCCGacgaaatagtcactttgtgATAAAATCATTAAGTCAAAAACTAATGAATTAAGTTCGGCCTCTTCTTCGCGATCTTGACCGATTTGTGTCATACTTTTTAAAGGCTTGTCTTCGTGGGCAGCATGATACAAAAATTCGTAATCAGGGTACCTATTACAAATTAGACTTGTTGGTCAAACGTGTAAAGTGCTGAAGCAAAGCACAATGACGACATTAGGCCAATTATTTGTGTGGGCCTATTTACTTGCTACGAGCATCCGGTATTACATTCGCCAGATCGTCGCTCGCAACATACACTTTTCTCGTGTAACTGCGAGCGTGTTCTTCGTCTCGTTCGTACCAGTTGACAATGTGTTGCTgcaataatttgttttcaaatagtTACAGCagccaacaaaaacatttggctTCAAGTCATtagcaaacaaaaatgtataaCTCTTTGTCAAAACCAAAAAGCAAGTTGTATTCACAGTAatcaaaaaaggaaaaaaggaCTTCACTAACCATATATTCCTCAATGTTAAAATATCTCGCCTCGTGACGAAGTTTGTCTGTTCTTCGAACGTGAATACTGCAGGGAAGACATTACAGCatcaaagttaataaaaaattttcctgAAAGTGGCTGCtggttaaattttttgtttaattgtgaCGAAACATCATATATCATAGAAAGTAAAACGAAAAAGTACTTGATTTACAGTTGAGACATATTTGAAAGTACGCTACCTGACGTAAGGACGAGTAAGATTTAGTTTTCTTGTAATTTGCTGCACTTTGTCCGTGACCCAAGGCTTAGGTCTAAAAATGTAGCGCATTATTTGTCCAATCCACCACGAATTGGGGTCGTCGTGAAGAactttgattttttctttaaaatacaaGCAAACCCAAAAACCAAGTCAAATGATGCATTTTGATGTCTAATTaatgtagcaaaataaaaaaaatacttgTGACGCCAACCACATAAGCTTCAAGAAACAGCTCTATTAAAAATTGAACACAATTTACCTTTCAAATTATGTGGAATCGCAAACGCTTTAAAACGAGTGTGGGGATACCTCTTGTTCAAGCCCAAGCTAACCACAGGAATGTTGTGATAATTTGTCAGCAATTCTAAATggcaaaaattactttaagcGTTTCAAAAACTAAATCGCATGTTTATATCTAAACGCAAATAATtagataaatgaaactggaCCTAGTTAATTTAATCGACTTTTGACCTTTGATTGTTTTAATGTTAAAGCAGTTAACATGTAGCACATTAGCATACGTATATTACgttaaactaaattttaataGGCTCCAGATTGCTAATTCGTTGCTACAGACtgtttaaatataaataagaAAACAATCATTTTAGTTTGCAGATTACGCAAAATGATCGTTTATTTGGGCATCATACCTCCATTCCACTCCTCAGTGTGCTTGGGCAATTCTTCCGTTGAACAAGCATCAGTTAAcggaaaaaaaactttttcaaatccTTTGTAGTgtacatttttatatttcaccAACATTAAACGATTTGTGCCCAGCGCAACTAACAAACATTTGCCGATGTGGTGAAACTGACATCCCAAACCACAATGAGGAAACTTGCAAATCAACTTTTTAGCCGTTTTACAGTCGCTTGGATTCTACTCAAACAAAAGTCCGTGCTTTAGCTTGACTTAAGCATTAGGTTACTGTTTTTCCGGTATGGCATTATAAGCTCACCTGCAATTTGCGAATCCTTTCTTGAACTTGATCTCCGAGAATTGTCAAGTTTTTGTGAGATTCACGATGGATGTCATCAACAAGAAACCTAAGTTTTCGTACGATGTCGCTACATATGGTTAAACTATTATTAAAAGgtatttttgtgaaaagttttgAGACAAAGTATTTCAATACTTTCTAATTACCtgaatggaagataatttTTAGAATAATCTTCTTGCAAGGCAGATTTTGTCGTCAAATTCAAATCTTTACGAAAATATTTCCTCACAAACTCTCTTACTTGTAGTGCCTCCGAATAAGCTCCTCTAATTAAGTTTCTTTTTCGAAGTAAACATTGATCTGaagaaagaaatatttttgatcgGCTAACAAGGAATAAAATAATGCAAAGATAAAATCCTACAATACAACAGTTAATAAACAGTCACCTGCGAAATTGGGGGACATCGTGACAAACCAAGGGATTACGAAGGATTAACAACATGAATTCTGAACGTTATTTTTGCCATGTATCCGCTGGATATTTCATAGAAACATCCCTGTACTCCTAACTAAAACTTAGATAAACGCTATGAGTGTCAACGTGAAGGAAAAAAACGTATAGGTACGCGTTAGACCTACATGTAAAACGGCTCCGGTGTATACTAAATTGTTGGCAATGCAAGTAATGCGGCAAATGTAGCTAATAATAGTTGTGTCACGTTTGTAGCTTAATTACATAAGgtcaggggttcttaaactttttggcacacgccccccttgacggtacctaacaATTTCGCGCCCCACCTCaaggcaaaataaaaaagcattaaacaaaaaacaatttcttttcaattaactttcattgatgtgaaggatgtagttgttttttggaaaccaaacgtttaattcgaggctttgtagaagataatgcacatcttagatcggcttcacagtcaagtttgttcctaggttttgtctttatattcatgaagatgacgctgcaaacgacttggtctcaaaacgtcattgcttagcttttctaagcatatcacgcattgcggtacgactttcccgttcactgtggtatctataaagccatacttcagatgattttggtcatactttctctttttccactcattttgtgtcaatacaattagtttaattattaaaatacctggttattaaatcaatactaaaattaaattttacttcattttacggttttaatattggctgacgttggttttaccctatttaaaccgggtgcgcgacattactatttttattatgtgtggccgacactgcacacaaattttcaatcgttaatgactcgaaaattatatgtcgtaaactgatcggatatttacaggttagtagcaaaaacatctggcttcctgtatagcctacatcataattgtaaaactaaagaaaatgcatttaatgtaaattaagtatttctacaagtgatacatttgtaacagtttttcttgttacgccgccccgcgttgtgagaaaaaacaggtcaccgcaaaaagagaacacaagagaacagttagtcgagcAAGGAGTGcatgaatgagtaaacgaaaacaatacgcttcaatgcggagaaacaccaaatattatgacgtaaccattgacgtatttcagactccaaatttcaaaaatacaattaccATCGTGACACTCTTTAAAATTTgagtaaaaatgaacctatagtgaaagtcaagaaagcatgtttagacatagctcatatacagcttgtcatctctcgcgccccccttacgaatgttacacgccccccagtttaagaaccactgcattaggtggattaattattattattaactacATTATTTACAACAGCTTTGAAATTTTGGTGTACTTGAAACAGTTTTTTAACTTACAACATTCTGGTAGGCCTACTTACTAGCTACATTGTATAAGTATCAGTCCATTAGTTATATTAGCTGAAGAATTTGTACGAAATACATTTTGGTAATGAGTACGTAGATTACAGTTATGCTTATATATCAGCAGCTACATTAGTCAAGTATTAGCTATAAATGTTAGTATTTAGTATATTAGCTAAATTGCGGTCTTTTCAAAAGTCCAAATGGAAATTCTGAAACTTAACacacattttgtttaaatatctGAGCGCTGTCGACAGAATCTAACACTCTAAGAAGAAGTCAAGCCGCTAGAAGTAGTGGTACCAACGTTTAAGTACTTGGCTTCTACAGTACAAGAAGATGGTGGTGTGGttgtgtaaccaaactttttcccTACCAGGAACCTTCCCGCTTtacggctagtcacttagctCTTTTTGTTTCATGCACTTTTAATCGCATATCTTAGGTAAAAACATCCATCTTTTCACTACAAAGTTAAAACGTAGACTGCCCCAACTATTGGTCACCAAACTATCGTACCATTCACCATCATCAGTCAACGAGGAAAAAGGATTCGCGGGTAGCGTGACATGCTCCGGGGAAGAGCTGTAGGGGACAAAGAAAAACGTGCACGTGTATATAGAACTACAATTTCCTAAAAACGATAACGGTCACAAGTGCCACAACGGTAAAATATTACTACACAACAACAAACTACAACCCAAACTAGTGCCTTAACAATTGGAttatataacattaaaattcAGTGCTTCTTAAAATAAGTGCGTAAAGATATTCTCGTGACAGTTGTAGAAGATAGAAGGGTTATCGTTAGACGGAAGAAAATAATAGTTGTATACAGAAACGCACCCAATTGGGTGGGAAGACTCCACATGTAAATGGTGTGGCCTGCAACGCGGTATGCATCTGAAAAACCCCTATGATCAGGAGACAAGAACAAGTTTAGGTAACGGAAATAAAAATGTTCCGTTTTTCCTCACGAATAACGCGGAAGGAGAAAATTACAAATAAGTAGTGCAGGAAGTAGTTACATGTTGTGAGTTTACAGTGGAAGTTGAGGAAACTCTATACGGCTGAGAAGAAAGAGCCACGTTTCAAGAAAACATGTaaactttgtttcattttaaaccaCATTTTTGACTCTTTAGGTAAATTTAACTTTGTCAGACCTAAATCAGGTAGAAAAAGTAAATGTCCGCTTTGGACTTAAACGTTCGGGTTCGGGACAAACCATTGGCCCGCTTTCATCTCTGATTTGCGCGTCTTAACAGTAGATATTATATTTGCATAAAGCACCTTTACGTTGATCTTTGTTGATTTTCATTGGCGAAGGTGCTTGCAATTTTTTGCCGCCATCCTGACTTTTAGAGAGACTTGCTTGTGGACTATTCAAAATAGACAGATTTAAATACATGAATACATACAATAAAACAACCCAATACTGATATTGATGTAATGTGCAATTAAGACAACAAACCTTTTCTCAGAACAATATGGAAACATCACGAAGTTGTAGAAAAATGTAACATTCAAACCGAATGAAACCGCCAGAAAGAGTTTAAGTACATTTGTTTCCATATTTCAGAATTAGATTAAGGTGGATCTACTGCCACATTTTAGTTGAATATTTCTAACAGAAAGCAAAGCAATTTGTGAAAAGCACAGAAACATGATATGAGTATTAGCTTTTTTCCGACGTTCAAATCTGCAAGCTCAATTAAAAACGTTCAATTTCaaacttgtaaatttaacTGTTGCCTTACAATGGTTTTAAACCTCCTAAAAACATATGAAACTGCGATAAAAATGGTTAGACACCGATATAGGTCGTAGTATGGTAATAATAAAAGTCTACAGAATGCCCGTCCATAACGGGTCAGCTTAATTCTAGaaattatttataaagttACTGTTGCTGAAATTATAAGTTGATGCTTGACTCGAGTTCACCTTTGCACCGATTGAACGTAATTTGAATCAGATCTTGTGATAGTGGCGGCCACGCATTGAGCGCCATCCAAAAGTAAAATACAGGTTACAACATACCCAGCACTCTGACATTGCACTCATTCTTACCACTTTGACGGCCCCACTCAGAGTAGTCCAACTTTATTCAATAAAAACGccgttgttttgtttgtagttAAAACCGGTCTACAATATTAATAAAACCACAATTCAGCAGTACTGGACTTAATTGCTGGTCACAATAAAATACTTgcgaaaaattttaacaaacacAAACCATAAAACCCTTCCAAATAGCTGGATCCTCACTTCGAGCCTGCATGTCGTGGCCGGAAGTATTGCAAACGCGACACGGGTGATTTATTTTAGGCCACCAATTGGAGTTGCAGTCAAAGGCAATGAGGCGTAAAGCGTCAAGCAGCAATCGTTTGTGACAGAATCAAACAAAAGTAGCTTAggtcacaaaatattattttgccaTACATCCTCTACATCAATGTAGTTTCCTTCAGCTGTCACTATGCTGGTttaagaaaagcaaaataacacACATTACatctaaaataaacattaaaaagcGTGATTTTATACCATCTCATCTTTAAGTAAGATGCAACAACTAAGTACAACGCAAATcgcaagttttcaaaatgaatAGTCAAAATCTAGATAAGACGAGTTTGCCGCCTTGTCCTACATGATCCAAAGTTCTAACTAAACCAAATATAAACTCCACCTGAAACTAAGTaaattacactggtcaacaattttttttttttttgttgcatgagattttttaactgattctacacaattttgggatgctgatttcaaatctACAATCAGTTTCTTTATGCATGCTCTAGTTTTCATGCAatcgaaaatttaaattttttcgtttctggctCATATTTAGTGTGCGTTGTCTGTATGGTACAGTACCAGTGTTTCAGATAGAAGCTTTCAGCTCTTttaagttgtagcctactgctgtTTAAGGGCGTTTGAAGAAGCTAAGCAATTTGATTATAGTGAGGTATTGCGGATAGATGCTGTAGGATACGTTATAAGCTCTATTTTACActcgtaaatgcaaaaataaacctgattcattttgttatatcaGTGGTGTGTACACGCTTTCTCGTCAAAGAAAGAATCTGAAAGGGACTGAATCGGAAAGGGAAGAGGTTATGGAATTGGAGTATAAAAGAACAGATACAGAATCTGAACACTCTTCTGGTGAAACCAGAGTAGCTGTTCAGCAGTTTAATCAATCAGAACTGAATGACTTAGTACTTGATTTAGATTTGTCCAAGCAAGAATCTCAGCTCTTAGCCTCCAGACTCAAGGAAAAACAGGTTCTAGATCAATCTGTAAAGGTTtccttttttcgaaaaagagaagaactCTTTCTTCCCTATTTTTCAGAGGAAAATATGCTGGTATATTGCAACGATATACCTGGTCTTCTCGAACAACTGGGTATCTCCTCGTATGATCCAGAAcaatggcgattgtttttggacagtTCCAAGCGCAGCCTCAAGTGTGTCCTTTTACacaatggaaatgtttatgaagctGTTCCAGTTGGTCACTCCACTGTCTTAAAGGAACGGCATGATGACATTAGAATTGTTATGGACTTGCTCAGATATCATGAGCACAACTGGATCATTTGTGTTAACCtcaaaatggttagttttCTGCTAGGTCAGCAAAGAGGATACACTAAATTTCTATGTTATCTATGCATGTGGGACAGCAGAGCACGTGAAAAACATTGGACACAGAAGGAGTGGCccttacgtgaaacatttcaagctgGCATGCCTAATGTAACACACAACCCAAACGTAAGCagagacaaaattgtttttccgccCCTGCACATCAAACTGGGTCTCATGACACAGTTTGTTAAAGCTCTATATCCTGACAATGAATCCTTTTATCATCTTCTTTACACTTTCCCTGCTTTGtcatatgataaaattaaagcagcAAACTCAAAAAGCGTACAAATGCAGAAGTTATTGGATTGCCATCATTCTTttcaatgtcattttgcaaaaaaaactcgcttattacatgtattttaccagcaaaaatgttctttgttacattatttcaaacatttggtgcttaattgtctgtaaatacaaatgctagtggtaacacaataatttctgggaacctatttttgttttaaggttggttattcgactataagcaagaacgtcatttgacaaatcatgtaatttttcagaaaatttgaatttagtaaagaaaaaataaaaaatctcaatttccaaaaaatctagatcttgcagaaaaaaactaaggtcagattcggattcagcgcccccaaATTAAGTAAGAACAAGTGTTggtaaaaatgcaacaaaatttttgttgaccagtgttatttaTCTTACGTATACCCAACACCCAGGGGTCGACAGTCGGTACTAAAaaggtaccggtacttggcaaaaaatgtaccaacgGAATCGGTATTCAGTactgtttcaaaaaagtagtttggtacTTTAT
Encoded here:
- the LOC143470374 gene encoding alpha-(1,6)-fucosyltransferase-like isoform X2, with amino-acid sequence METNVLKLFLAVSFGLNVTFFYNFVMFPYCSEKSPQASLSKSQDGGKKLQAPSPMKINKDQRKDQCLLRKRNLIRGAYSEALQVREFVRKYFRKDLNLTTKSALQEDYSKNYLPFRFLVDDIHRESHKNLTILGDQVQERIRKLQNPSDCKTAKKLICKFPHCGLGCQFHHIGKCLLVALGTNRLMLVKYKNVHYKGFEKVFFPLTDACSTEELPKHTEEWNGELLTNYHNIPVVSLGLNKRYPHTRFKAFAIPHNLKEKIKVLHDDPNSWWIGQIMRYIFRPKPWVTDKVQQITRKLNLTRPYVSIHVRRTDKLRHEARYFNIEEYMQHIVNWYERDEEHARSYTRKVYVASDDLANVIPDARSKYPDYEFLYHAAHEDKPLKSMTQIGQDREEEAELNSLVFDLMILSQSDYFVGTYSSNIARLATQLMQSSGDATFRSRSIDYRMFFDRGLPLTYRAIENFSGEKEDLFFSAGEMIVLNAKRECPLYKGIGRNEAGSHGSFPMHKVEKIFTTAQYLALNDTF
- the LOC143470374 gene encoding alpha-(1,6)-fucosyltransferase-like isoform X1; this encodes METNVLKLFLAVSFGLNVTFFYNFVMFPYCSEKSPQASLSKSQDGGKKLQAPSPMKINKDQRKDQCLLRKRNLIRGAYSEALQVREFVRKYFRKDLNLTTKSALQEDYSKNYLPFSDIVRKLRFLVDDIHRESHKNLTILGDQVQERIRKLQNPSDCKTAKKLICKFPHCGLGCQFHHIGKCLLVALGTNRLMLVKYKNVHYKGFEKVFFPLTDACSTEELPKHTEEWNGELLTNYHNIPVVSLGLNKRYPHTRFKAFAIPHNLKEKIKVLHDDPNSWWIGQIMRYIFRPKPWVTDKVQQITRKLNLTRPYVSIHVRRTDKLRHEARYFNIEEYMQHIVNWYERDEEHARSYTRKVYVASDDLANVIPDARSKYPDYEFLYHAAHEDKPLKSMTQIGQDREEEAELNSLVFDLMILSQSDYFVGTYSSNIARLATQLMQSSGDATFRSRSIDYRMFFDRGLPLTYRAIENFSGEKEDLFFSAGEMIVLNAKRECPLYKGIGRNEAGSHGSFPMHKVEKIFTTAQYLALNDTF